From the Acidobacteriota bacterium genome, one window contains:
- a CDS encoding DUF2203 domain-containing protein produces the protein MEKLFSVAEANALLPRLRQLLSRVQTDKRRLVAMKAAVEGAREGHVRDWGTPQGPAYIQILESFQESVHNIEVLGVLVKDFDAGLCDFPHKRDGRVVYLCWKLDEKEVAWWHDLNSGFAGRQPL, from the coding sequence ATGGAAAAACTCTTCTCAGTTGCCGAGGCCAACGCCCTGCTTCCTCGGCTCAGACAATTGTTGAGTCGGGTACAAACCGATAAACGGCGATTGGTTGCCATGAAGGCTGCTGTGGAAGGGGCTCGGGAAGGCCATGTGCGCGACTGGGGCACCCCTCAGGGTCCCGCTTATATCCAGATCCTGGAGAGCTTCCAGGAGAGCGTCCACAATATCGAGGTACTGGGGGTTCTGGTCAAGGACTTCGATGCAGGCCTCTGCGATTTTCCCCACAAACGCGATGGCCGTGTGGTTTACCTCTGCTGGAAACTCGACGAAAAGGAAGTTGCCTGGTGGCACGATCTCAATTCCGGCTTCGCCGGCCGGCAGCCCTTGTGA
- a CDS encoding oxidative damage protection protein, protein MAERLVQCVKLKRELPGLDHPPFSGELGERIYQNVSQEAWAMYREHLKMVINEYRLTLGTQEANEMVERHTEDYFFGPGASLPPGYIPPKTV, encoded by the coding sequence ATGGCAGAACGATTGGTGCAGTGTGTGAAGCTGAAGCGCGAACTACCCGGCCTGGACCACCCACCCTTCAGCGGAGAACTGGGAGAACGGATCTACCAGAACGTTTCCCAGGAAGCCTGGGCCATGTACCGCGAGCATCTCAAGATGGTCATCAACGAGTACCGCCTCACCCTGGGAACCCAGGAGGCCAACGAGATGGTCGAGAGGCACACCGAAGACTATTTCTTTGGGCCGGGGGCATCTCTCCCCCCAGGCTATATTCCTCCCAAGACCGTGTAG
- the murB gene encoding UDP-N-acetylmuramate dehydrogenase yields the protein MDAGTQEELGRLLRGEVSAGVPLRDRTTYRIGGEARLLACPADLEDLRRLNAYLVERDLPSFVLGGGANLLVSDRGFSGVAVHLGRFNRLSFQQGSVSAGAGLVLDEFIKTCLRRGLAGLECLSGIPGSLGGALRMNAGAFGAEISDHLVEVECVDGQGRFKVLKKDEVKFSYREALRIRETYITGATFRFPPGCKESLFLIREDILARRRQRQPWQYATAGSVFKRPPGHYAGKLIEDAGLKGKVLGRAQISPKHAGIVINLGGARASDVLGLIRLAREEVLGRFRIELELEQELIGFEGAELD from the coding sequence GTGGACGCCGGGACTCAGGAGGAACTAGGCAGGCTCCTGCGGGGAGAGGTGTCGGCCGGCGTGCCTTTGCGGGATCGCACCACCTATCGCATCGGCGGGGAAGCCCGGCTGCTGGCCTGTCCCGCCGACCTGGAGGACCTGCGCCGTCTGAACGCCTACCTGGTGGAAAGGGACCTGCCCAGTTTTGTCCTGGGCGGCGGCGCCAACCTGCTGGTCAGCGATCGGGGCTTTTCGGGGGTGGCCGTGCATCTCGGCCGTTTCAACCGGCTCTCCTTTCAGCAGGGAAGTGTAAGTGCCGGCGCCGGTCTGGTCTTGGACGAGTTCATCAAGACGTGCCTGAGAAGGGGTTTGGCGGGTCTGGAGTGTCTTTCGGGAATTCCGGGGTCTCTGGGCGGCGCCCTGAGAATGAACGCGGGGGCCTTCGGTGCCGAAATTTCCGACCACTTGGTCGAGGTTGAGTGCGTGGATGGACAGGGCCGGTTCAAGGTGCTGAAAAAGGATGAAGTGAAATTTTCCTACCGCGAAGCTCTTCGTATTCGGGAAACCTACATTACCGGCGCCACCTTCCGCTTTCCCCCGGGTTGCAAGGAATCGCTCTTTCTCATTCGCGAGGATATCCTGGCTCGGAGGAGACAGCGCCAGCCCTGGCAGTATGCCACTGCCGGCAGCGTGTTCAAGCGACCTCCGGGGCACTATGCCGGAAAGCTCATCGAGGATGCGGGTCTCAAGGGAAAAGTGCTCGGTCGGGCGCAGATCTCGCCCAAGCATGCTGGAATCGTGATCAACCTGGGAGGCGCCAGGGCTTCCGACGTGCTGGGACTGATTCGGCTGGCCCGGGAGGAGGTGCTGGGACGATTCCGGATCGAACTGGAACTGGAGCAGGAATTAATTGGATTCGAGGGGGCGGAGCTGGATTAG
- the phnA gene encoding phosphonoacetate hydrolase → MNATFSTSPFSVNGRRYEPPAKPVVAICMDGCEDDYLTVALSRGCMPHLARMAAGGYRGLARAALPTYTNVNNACIVTGVPPSVTGISGNFFLDPRSGAEVMMNSARYLRCDTILAAAARSGRKVAMVTAKEKLRDLLTRGLQGIAFSSERAGEQMLDLPGLESLAETVREGSPDIYSAEASLFVLRAGVSLLESRQSDFLYLSLTDYVQHRHAPSAPEALDFYEAIDHQLGRLLGLGAVVGATADHGMNAKTKPDGRPNVIYLESELREQFGGGVTVICPITDPYVVHHGALGSAVTIHLADGVSEKDVVQWLSRRQGVTEVCRRPEAATRLELPPDRIGDLMVFSDRDVVMGRTPEYHDLSPLRGDLRSHGGRFEETVPLLLSESGTRAGAARDPRNFDLFAYLCEGGSQ, encoded by the coding sequence ATGAATGCAACCTTCTCCACTTCACCCTTCTCCGTTAACGGCCGCCGGTACGAGCCGCCGGCCAAGCCGGTGGTAGCGATCTGCATGGACGGCTGCGAGGACGACTACCTGACGGTGGCGCTCTCCCGGGGCTGCATGCCCCACCTGGCCCGAATGGCTGCCGGCGGCTACCGGGGGCTGGCCCGGGCAGCTCTGCCCACCTACACCAACGTCAACAACGCCTGTATCGTCACCGGTGTTCCTCCTTCCGTCACAGGTATTTCCGGCAACTTCTTTCTCGATCCCCGAAGCGGCGCCGAGGTCATGATGAACTCGGCCCGCTACCTGCGGTGCGACACCATCCTGGCGGCCGCCGCCCGTTCGGGAAGGAAGGTGGCCATGGTGACGGCCAAGGAAAAACTGCGCGACCTGTTGACCCGCGGACTTCAGGGAATTGCTTTTTCGTCGGAGCGGGCCGGCGAGCAGATGCTGGATCTTCCGGGTCTGGAGAGTCTGGCGGAGACCGTCCGGGAGGGCAGTCCCGACATCTACAGCGCCGAGGCCAGCCTGTTCGTCTTGCGCGCCGGCGTGTCCCTGTTGGAGAGCCGCCAGTCGGACTTCCTCTATCTGTCGCTGACCGACTACGTGCAACACCGCCATGCACCGTCGGCTCCCGAGGCGCTGGACTTCTATGAAGCCATCGACCACCAGTTGGGCCGCCTGCTGGGGTTGGGCGCCGTCGTCGGAGCCACGGCGGATCATGGAATGAATGCCAAGACCAAACCCGACGGCCGGCCCAACGTGATCTACCTGGAGAGCGAGCTCCGGGAGCAGTTTGGCGGGGGTGTGACGGTGATCTGCCCCATCACCGATCCCTACGTGGTGCACCACGGTGCCTTGGGGTCGGCAGTGACGATTCACTTGGCTGATGGAGTTTCCGAGAAGGACGTGGTCCAATGGCTGTCTCGACGTCAGGGTGTGACCGAGGTGTGCAGGCGACCGGAGGCGGCCACCCGTCTGGAGCTCCCGCCGGACCGCATTGGGGACCTGATGGTGTTTTCGGATCGGGATGTCGTGATGGGCCGCACGCCCGAGTATCACGACCTGAGCCCTCTGAGGGGCGACTTGAGGTCCCATGGCGGCCGCTTCGAGGAAACGGTGCCCCTGCTGCTCTCCGAGTCCGGAACGCGGGCGGGAGCAGCCAGGGACCCGAGAAATTTCGACCTGTTTGCCTATCTTTGCGAGGGAGGATCCCAATGA
- a CDS encoding MFS transporter, giving the protein MHQRPGVRRGPDMAEENRRFRRAQWRILCATMLCYLFYYTGRQTFGFAIPGIEQELGIGKAGLGWVSSAMLWSYAAGQAVNGNLGDRFGGRRMMSLGALLSCMFNWGVSFAGGLVSLLVPWAINGYAQSMGWAPGSRVLSNWWSRRERGKVYGLYVGAAGLSSVLAFTTSNLILALDLNWRWIFRLPVLLLLLGGAFYFRVARDRPEELGFSESNHLEDNPAEGRSAPQGKEDNEETTWHRYRQVCSNWRFMIASLAIGFQSLARYGLLTWVPVHFLGAGWRGFAGRTWITVALPAGMALGAVSSGWLSDRVFHSNRSRVIFLFMTAASLACTAMYLLPYHFFWSMTLLALCGFFTYGPQSAFWALCPDLLGTRYAGTGTGIMNMHAYLLAGLGEPFIGWMIQRSGDDTGLVFPLVAGACLLSGAIALFVRR; this is encoded by the coding sequence ATGCACCAACGACCCGGCGTCAGGCGCGGGCCGGACATGGCGGAAGAGAACCGTCGGTTTCGGCGGGCTCAGTGGCGTATTCTTTGTGCCACCATGCTCTGCTACCTGTTCTACTACACCGGCCGGCAGACCTTCGGTTTCGCCATTCCGGGCATAGAGCAGGAACTGGGCATCGGCAAAGCCGGTCTGGGGTGGGTCAGCAGCGCCATGTTGTGGAGCTATGCCGCCGGGCAGGCCGTCAACGGGAACCTGGGGGATCGTTTCGGTGGTCGCCGGATGATGAGCCTGGGGGCGCTGCTCTCCTGTATGTTCAATTGGGGGGTCAGTTTCGCCGGCGGCTTGGTGAGCCTGTTGGTTCCCTGGGCCATCAACGGCTACGCGCAGTCCATGGGCTGGGCCCCGGGGAGTCGGGTGCTGTCCAATTGGTGGAGCCGCCGGGAGCGAGGGAAGGTCTACGGTCTTTACGTTGGCGCGGCCGGTCTGTCCTCCGTTCTGGCATTCACCACCTCCAATCTCATTCTGGCCCTGGATTTGAACTGGCGCTGGATCTTTCGTCTCCCGGTGCTGCTGCTTCTGCTGGGCGGAGCGTTCTACTTCCGGGTAGCTCGTGACCGCCCCGAGGAACTCGGTTTCTCCGAGTCGAATCACCTGGAAGACAATCCGGCTGAAGGCAGGTCCGCGCCCCAAGGAAAGGAAGACAACGAAGAAACCACCTGGCATCGTTACCGGCAGGTGTGTTCCAATTGGCGCTTCATGATCGCCAGCCTGGCCATCGGTTTCCAGAGCCTGGCCCGCTACGGCCTGTTGACCTGGGTGCCGGTCCACTTTCTGGGGGCGGGCTGGCGAGGCTTTGCCGGTCGGACCTGGATCACCGTGGCGCTGCCGGCAGGCATGGCCCTGGGTGCCGTAAGCAGCGGCTGGCTGTCCGACCGGGTCTTTCATTCCAATCGGTCGCGGGTCATCTTCCTGTTCATGACGGCTGCCTCCCTGGCCTGCACCGCCATGTACCTGTTGCCGTACCATTTCTTTTGGTCCATGACATTGCTGGCACTTTGCGGGTTCTTCACCTACGGCCCCCAGTCGGCGTTCTGGGCTCTGTGCCCCGATCTGCTGGGGACCCGTTACGCGGGCACCGGCACCGGAATCATGAACATGCATGCCTACCTGCTGGCGGGACTGGGAGAGCCCTTCATCGGATGGATGATCCAACGGAGCGGTGACGACACCGGTCTGGTGTTTCCGCTGGTGGCCGGCGCCTGCCTGCTCAGCGGGGCGATTGCACTCTTTGTCCGGAGGTAG
- a CDS encoding 2Fe-2S iron-sulfur cluster-binding protein: protein MAADKTVFETYLHRLDEGDWAEALDRILPRIHPADSRATRIWFAFWPLKLRLALDRAPDPAQVLKELQLDGNPRLEEQINASVAFLFGSNYWPEVKQAVVAYAEESSDPREAGLDAHILKLAGQLAVRLQVEQPLLTGIVAVGVMVLRQVGLSSLAACAREPSPNGQPKSAAEVLKLRKGRGWKSLIWKSKKYRVTFDESAPDSFYEALEGQDLSMASGSDARDFRELDPRRVAGPVPVQCRSGACGYCWIGVLSGQENLSEMTAFEERRLEYFGYAPPTEIARKHPAVRLACQSKCYGDVSVVVPPWNGVLQEPAPEVSPDAGD from the coding sequence ATGGCTGCGGACAAGACGGTTTTCGAAACCTATTTACATCGGTTGGACGAGGGCGATTGGGCCGAGGCGCTGGATCGTATCCTTCCCCGAATTCACCCGGCCGACAGCCGGGCCACCCGCATCTGGTTTGCCTTCTGGCCCCTGAAGCTCCGGCTGGCTCTGGACCGCGCCCCCGACCCGGCCCAGGTGCTCAAGGAATTGCAGTTGGACGGGAACCCGCGTTTGGAAGAGCAGATCAATGCCTCGGTGGCCTTTCTGTTCGGGTCGAACTATTGGCCGGAGGTCAAGCAGGCGGTGGTAGCCTATGCCGAGGAGTCCTCGGATCCTCGGGAAGCAGGTCTTGATGCCCACATTCTGAAGTTGGCCGGCCAGTTGGCTGTCAGGCTTCAGGTGGAGCAGCCCCTGCTGACGGGCATCGTTGCGGTGGGTGTGATGGTGCTGCGGCAGGTGGGACTGTCCTCCCTGGCTGCGTGCGCCCGGGAACCTTCTCCCAACGGGCAGCCGAAGTCGGCGGCCGAGGTGTTGAAATTGCGAAAAGGGCGGGGCTGGAAGTCCCTGATCTGGAAGTCCAAGAAGTACCGGGTGACCTTCGACGAGAGCGCTCCGGATTCCTTCTACGAGGCCCTGGAGGGGCAGGACCTGTCGATGGCCAGCGGGAGCGACGCCAGGGATTTTCGGGAGTTGGATCCGCGGCGCGTTGCCGGACCCGTGCCGGTGCAGTGCCGTAGCGGTGCTTGCGGTTACTGTTGGATCGGGGTTCTGTCCGGACAGGAGAATCTCTCGGAAATGACCGCATTCGAAGAGCGCCGCCTGGAGTATTTCGGCTACGCTCCCCCGACGGAAATCGCCCGGAAACACCCGGCAGTCCGCTTGGCCTGCCAATCCAAGTGCTACGGGGACGTTTCCGTCGTCGTTCCTCCCTGGAACGGCGTGCTTCAGGAACCCGCCCCTGAAGTTTCCCCCGACGCGGGGGATTGA
- the erpA gene encoding iron-sulfur cluster insertion protein ErpA, which translates to MLNITEKAQGKVKEILDSQQEQYAGLRVQIVGGGCSGFQYQMGFEKKANGGDEILELQGFKVFVDKGSMIYLDGTEIDYIESLTGAGFKFHNPNVKSTCGCGESFHV; encoded by the coding sequence ATGCTGAACATCACCGAGAAAGCGCAGGGTAAGGTCAAGGAAATACTGGACAGCCAGCAGGAGCAATACGCCGGCCTGCGAGTGCAGATCGTCGGCGGCGGGTGTTCGGGCTTTCAGTATCAGATGGGCTTCGAAAAGAAAGCCAACGGTGGGGATGAGATTCTGGAGTTGCAGGGCTTCAAGGTCTTCGTCGACAAGGGGAGCATGATCTATCTGGACGGAACCGAGATCGACTACATCGAAAGCCTCACCGGCGCCGGCTTCAAGTTCCACAACCCCAACGTCAAGAGCACCTGCGGGTGCGGCGAGTCCTTCCACGTGTAG
- a CDS encoding aldehyde dehydrogenase family protein, producing MTPSRPREETLDLPGYLAGQPLRTHNALEVFNPYSGELVGAVATAGRDHLDRACEEALGWKGSLTRYQRHEILLKARSALQQRSEEFALLVTRESGLCLRDTTYEVGRALDVLQCAAVEALKDEGQVFSGDVSTHGKSRKIFTLREPVPLVGAIAPFNHPLNQVVHKIAPAVAAGAPLILKPSEKTPLAAIRFAELLYQAGLPGPMLSVLLGSVEEFAEPLVKHDRIEAVTFTGSGAVGHRLAAIAGYKKLCLELGGNSPLLILEDADLELAAGLAAEGCYRNSGQRCTAVKRLLVHERVLEPFTRLFVEKTGEYTSGDPEQWTTRVGTVIDEAAAAGLERRVKEAVAAGARILRGGRRKGALLEPTVVADVPRTCEMVVNESFGPLAPILAIRDLEDGIALANATAYGLSSGVVTRDIQAAIRAVKGIRTGTVNINQVPGYRIESTPFGGVKDSGLGVKEGVIEAMKFMSTVKTFSLPW from the coding sequence ATGACGCCCAGCCGGCCCCGCGAGGAAACTCTGGATCTGCCCGGCTATCTGGCCGGACAGCCGCTACGGACCCACAACGCCCTGGAGGTCTTCAATCCCTATTCGGGCGAGTTGGTGGGCGCTGTCGCCACGGCCGGCCGGGATCACCTCGACCGGGCCTGCGAGGAGGCGCTGGGCTGGAAAGGGTCTCTGACCCGCTACCAGCGCCATGAAATTCTGCTGAAAGCCCGTTCCGCCCTGCAGCAGCGGTCCGAGGAATTCGCCCTGCTGGTGACGCGAGAGTCCGGGTTGTGCCTGCGAGACACCACCTACGAGGTGGGACGGGCGCTGGACGTGCTGCAATGCGCTGCGGTCGAGGCTCTCAAGGACGAAGGCCAGGTGTTTTCGGGAGATGTCTCGACTCACGGCAAGTCCCGGAAAATCTTCACACTGCGGGAGCCGGTTCCCCTGGTGGGGGCTATCGCGCCTTTCAATCATCCCCTGAACCAGGTGGTGCACAAGATCGCTCCGGCCGTGGCTGCCGGAGCCCCCCTGATTCTGAAACCGTCGGAGAAGACCCCTCTGGCGGCCATCCGATTTGCGGAATTGCTCTACCAGGCCGGCCTTCCCGGGCCGATGCTGAGTGTGCTGCTGGGTTCCGTCGAGGAATTCGCCGAGCCTCTGGTCAAGCATGACCGCATCGAGGCGGTCACCTTTACCGGGAGTGGAGCAGTCGGCCACCGCCTGGCCGCCATCGCCGGCTACAAGAAGTTGTGCCTGGAGCTCGGAGGCAACTCGCCCCTGTTGATCCTGGAGGACGCCGATCTGGAGCTGGCCGCCGGCCTGGCGGCCGAGGGGTGCTATCGCAATTCCGGTCAACGCTGCACCGCCGTCAAGCGGCTACTGGTTCACGAAAGGGTGCTGGAGCCCTTCACCCGGCTGTTTGTCGAGAAAACCGGCGAATACACCTCGGGCGACCCCGAACAGTGGACCACCCGTGTCGGCACCGTTATCGACGAGGCAGCCGCGGCCGGGCTCGAGCGGCGGGTGAAGGAAGCGGTGGCGGCAGGTGCCAGAATCCTCCGCGGCGGGCGGCGGAAAGGAGCTCTCCTGGAACCCACGGTAGTGGCGGACGTCCCCAGAACCTGCGAGATGGTGGTCAACGAGTCCTTCGGGCCGCTGGCGCCCATCCTGGCCATCCGCGATCTGGAGGACGGGATCGCCTTGGCCAACGCCACCGCTTACGGGCTTTCCTCCGGGGTGGTGACCCGGGATATCCAGGCAGCTATACGGGCTGTCAAGGGAATCCGCACCGGGACGGTCAACATCAACCAGGTGCCGGGCTATCGAATCGAGTCCACCCCATTCGGCGGCGTCAAGGATTCGGGGCTTGGAGTCAAGGAAGGCGTGATCGAGGCCATGAAGTTCATGTCCACGGTCAAGACCTTCTCACTGCCCTGGTAG
- the moaA gene encoding GTP 3',8-cyclase MoaA, whose protein sequence is MASNIPEAVVSIMLVDAFQRPLKDLRISVTDRCNFRCTYCMPFDEYVWIAKQEILTFEEIERLARILIGLGVERIRLTGGEPLLRKDLHRLVERLASLRGLQDLCLTTNGALLVEQSPLLKAAGLKRINVSLDTLDPEKFKRIVKRGNLDKVLEGLFAARSQGFHPIKINTVVERGVNDDEIIPLVEFSRSHGFGIRFIEYMDVGNSNSWKSEKMVSKEEILEQIRSVFPMTEVGREQGRAPAVDYRFADGGGDFGVIASVTEPFCSGCSRARLTADGKFVTCLFSEVGHDLKTPMRVGASDRELRERLVSIWNGRSDRYSESRLEALHSHQGYRAEDHKKIEMISLGG, encoded by the coding sequence ATGGCTTCCAACATTCCGGAAGCGGTGGTTTCCATCATGCTGGTCGATGCCTTTCAACGTCCTCTGAAGGACCTGAGGATATCGGTGACGGATAGGTGCAACTTCCGCTGCACCTATTGCATGCCCTTTGACGAGTATGTCTGGATCGCCAAGCAGGAGATCCTGACCTTCGAGGAAATCGAACGCCTGGCCCGCATTCTCATTGGGCTGGGCGTGGAGAGAATTCGACTGACCGGAGGCGAGCCTCTGCTGCGCAAGGACCTGCACCGGCTGGTGGAGAGGCTGGCTTCCCTCAGGGGGCTGCAGGACTTGTGTCTGACCACCAATGGGGCCCTGCTGGTCGAGCAATCCCCCCTCCTCAAGGCGGCCGGGCTGAAACGAATCAACGTCAGCCTGGACACCCTGGATCCGGAAAAGTTCAAGCGGATCGTCAAGCGGGGCAACCTGGACAAAGTGTTGGAGGGACTGTTTGCCGCCCGGAGCCAGGGCTTCCATCCCATCAAGATCAACACGGTTGTGGAACGAGGGGTCAATGACGACGAGATCATCCCGCTGGTGGAGTTCTCCCGCTCCCACGGGTTCGGTATTCGGTTCATCGAATACATGGACGTGGGGAATTCCAACAGTTGGAAATCGGAAAAGATGGTTTCCAAGGAGGAAATTCTGGAGCAAATCCGTTCCGTCTTTCCCATGACCGAGGTGGGCCGGGAGCAGGGCAGGGCGCCGGCAGTCGACTACCGGTTTGCTGACGGTGGGGGCGATTTCGGTGTGATCGCTTCGGTCACCGAACCCTTTTGCAGCGGATGCAGCCGGGCCAGGCTGACCGCGGATGGAAAGTTCGTCACCTGCCTCTTTTCAGAGGTCGGACACGACCTCAAGACGCCAATGCGGGTAGGAGCCTCCGATCGGGAGCTTCGCGAACGGCTGGTTTCCATCTGGAATGGGAGGAGCGACCGTTACTCGGAATCCCGGCTGGAGGCCCTCCATTCGCACCAGGGTTATCGCGCCGAAGATCACAAGAAGATAGAGATGATCAGCCTGGGTGGGTGA
- a CDS encoding zinc-binding dehydrogenase, with amino-acid sequence MEKARAAVFTGPGEPLRLESFPLPRPESSQLLVRVSCSSICGSDLHTYQGRRQTPTPTILGHEILGRVIEAGPGPPVRTLDGRAVTVGDRISWSIAASCGQCFFCRHTLPQKCERLFKYGHESLRPEHLFNGGLAEVCHLIAGTPVVSVPEGLPDEVACPANCATATVMAAMRAGGGCRGEIVLIQGAGMLGLTACALARSRGASRIIVCDVDKARLKQAERFGASHCVAVGEGPEVLARTVKEISRGRGVDLALELSGAASAMAAAVPLLRTGGRYVLVGAVFPSSPLSLDPERVVRGWLQIRGVHNYAPEDLSAAVAFLEQHHTRFPFSELLTRTYPLCEVSQAFRYAVDSRAHRVGIRP; translated from the coding sequence ATGGAAAAGGCGCGTGCGGCAGTGTTCACGGGACCGGGAGAGCCCCTCCGCCTGGAGAGTTTTCCATTGCCCCGGCCCGAATCTTCTCAACTGCTGGTCCGGGTAAGCTGCAGTTCAATCTGCGGCAGTGACCTCCACACCTATCAGGGTCGCCGCCAGACCCCCACACCCACCATCCTGGGTCACGAAATCCTGGGTAGAGTTATCGAAGCAGGCCCGGGGCCGCCGGTGCGAACTCTGGACGGCAGGGCGGTGACAGTGGGCGATCGCATCTCCTGGTCGATTGCGGCCAGTTGCGGACAATGTTTCTTCTGCCGGCATACCCTTCCGCAGAAGTGCGAACGGCTTTTCAAGTATGGACACGAGAGCCTTCGGCCCGAACATCTCTTCAACGGGGGACTGGCGGAGGTGTGCCATCTGATTGCCGGTACCCCGGTGGTTTCGGTTCCGGAGGGTCTGCCCGACGAGGTGGCTTGTCCGGCCAATTGCGCCACGGCCACGGTCATGGCTGCCATGCGGGCCGGCGGAGGCTGTCGGGGCGAGATCGTGCTCATCCAGGGTGCCGGCATGCTGGGTCTGACCGCCTGCGCTCTGGCCCGGTCCCGAGGCGCCAGTCGGATTATTGTCTGTGACGTCGACAAAGCCAGACTGAAGCAGGCCGAACGCTTTGGCGCCAGCCACTGCGTAGCTGTCGGAGAGGGGCCCGAAGTGCTGGCCCGAACGGTAAAGGAGATCAGCCGGGGACGCGGAGTGGACCTGGCATTGGAACTGTCGGGGGCTGCCAGCGCCATGGCGGCGGCCGTGCCTCTTCTGAGGACCGGCGGGCGCTATGTGCTGGTCGGGGCCGTGTTTCCCAGCAGTCCTCTTTCCCTGGATCCGGAGCGGGTGGTGCGCGGATGGCTGCAGATCCGGGGCGTTCACAATTACGCCCCGGAAGATCTGTCGGCCGCGGTGGCCTTCCTCGAGCAGCACCACACCCGGTTTCCCTTTTCCGAGCTTCTCACCCGGACATACCCGCTTTGCGAGGTCAGCCAGGCTTTTCGGTACGCCGTGGACAGTCGGGCCCATCGCGTCGGCATTCGGCCCTGA